Proteins encoded by one window of Desulfurococcus sp.:
- a CDS encoding DUF4040 domain-containing protein produces MALSGVASTIATYFAITERDLVKATIFSAAQSGFYALIFYILMAPDIVLVYLPVSVGLIPGVLLLLISRTERWEKE; encoded by the coding sequence ATGGCTCTCTCAGGTGTCGCTTCAACAATAGCAACATACTTCGCTATAACTGAACGAGACCTCGTTAAAGCAACAATATTCAGTGCAGCTCAAAGCGGCTTCTACGCTTTAATCTTCTACATTCTAATGGCACCAGACATAGTTCTAGTATACCTTCCAGTCTCAGTGGGACTGATACCTGGTGTTCTACTCCTACTGATCAGTAGAACTGAGAGGTGGGAGAAGGAATGA